In Priestia megaterium NBRC 15308 = ATCC 14581, the following proteins share a genomic window:
- the groES gene encoding co-chaperone GroES: MLKPLGDRVVIELVKSEEKTASGIVLPDSAKEKPQEGKIVAVGTGRVLESGERVALEVAAGDRIIFSKYAGTEVKYEGTEYLILRESDILAVIG; the protein is encoded by the coding sequence TTGTTAAAGCCATTAGGTGATCGCGTAGTGATTGAACTTGTAAAATCTGAGGAAAAAACAGCAAGCGGTATCGTGTTACCGGACAGTGCAAAAGAAAAACCACAAGAGGGTAAAATTGTTGCTGTTGGTACAGGCCGAGTATTAGAAAGCGGTGAGCGTGTAGCTTTAGAAGTAGCTGCGGGCGATCGTATCATCTTCTCAAAATATGCGGGTACTGAAGTGAAATACGAAGGTACTGAATACTTAATTTTACGCGAAAGCGATATTTTAGCTGTAATCGGCTAA
- a CDS encoding CPBP family intramembrane glutamic endopeptidase: MEKRYWYVILTYILMQFSGVVGIPLLKLTGMFDQYPVRTATVMLLTYWTIISFILGLLIVLLLLRRDMSMRIEHAGTTVTVVWSVLGVFLAMAGQAVAGMIEHALGITQVSENTQNIVNLVKATPFLIVVTSVIGPILEEIIFRKIIFGSLHKRYNFFISAFISSLIFAAVHWDFKHLLVYTAMGFVFAFLYARTKLIIVPIIAHVLMNTIVILSQTIFADKIIEMQKQAEQMQFIFGGMFL, from the coding sequence TTGGAAAAACGTTATTGGTATGTTATCCTCACCTACATCCTTATGCAGTTTTCAGGAGTTGTTGGTATACCGCTGTTAAAATTAACAGGAATGTTTGATCAATATCCAGTTCGAACAGCGACTGTCATGCTTTTGACTTATTGGACCATCATTAGCTTTATCCTTGGTTTACTTATTGTCTTACTGCTGCTGCGCCGTGACATGTCCATGCGTATAGAACATGCGGGAACAACGGTAACTGTGGTCTGGTCAGTCCTTGGGGTGTTCCTGGCTATGGCTGGTCAAGCTGTAGCAGGGATGATTGAGCACGCTCTTGGCATTACCCAAGTATCTGAAAATACACAAAACATTGTTAATCTTGTTAAAGCAACGCCGTTCCTTATTGTCGTTACGTCTGTTATTGGACCAATTCTAGAAGAGATTATTTTTCGAAAGATTATTTTCGGTTCTCTTCACAAACGATATAATTTTTTTATCTCTGCATTTATTAGTTCCCTTATTTTCGCTGCCGTACACTGGGATTTTAAACATTTGCTCGTGTATACAGCCATGGGATTTGTATTTGCATTCCTTTATGCAAGAACAAAACTAATTATTGTACCCATTATTGCTCACGTGTTGATGAATACAATCGTTATTTTATCTCAAACTATTTTTGCAGATAAAATTATAGAAATGCAAAAGCAAGCAGAACAAATGCAGTTTATTTTTGGAGGCATGTTTTTATGA
- the rimI gene encoding ribosomal protein S18-alanine N-acetyltransferase, whose protein sequence is MKLTIKFRLMEVKDIDQVVKIEEKSFTTPWSSEAFQNELTNNQFSTYIVMEEGENIIGYCGTWIVIDEAHVTNIALLPDYRGKGLGELLLRNVMDVLRKLGAASMTLEVRVSNHIAQSLYQKLGFKPGGIRKNYYSDNNEDALVMWVNL, encoded by the coding sequence ATGAAACTAACAATTAAGTTTCGCTTAATGGAAGTTAAAGATATTGATCAAGTAGTGAAAATCGAAGAGAAGTCTTTTACGACACCTTGGAGTTCAGAAGCGTTTCAAAATGAGTTAACCAATAATCAATTTTCAACTTACATTGTGATGGAAGAAGGAGAAAATATTATTGGGTATTGCGGAACGTGGATTGTTATTGACGAAGCACATGTAACCAACATTGCCCTATTGCCAGACTACCGAGGTAAGGGACTCGGTGAATTGCTGCTGCGCAACGTGATGGACGTTCTTCGAAAACTAGGTGCTGCGTCAATGACATTAGAAGTTAGGGTATCTAATCATATTGCACAATCATTGTATCAAAAGCTAGGTTTTAAACCTGGAGGTATTCGTAAGAATTATTATTCTGATAACAATGAGGATGCATTAGTTATGTGGGTGAATTTATGA
- the tsaE gene encoding tRNA (adenosine(37)-N6)-threonylcarbamoyltransferase complex ATPase subunit type 1 TsaE gives MTEINEFTFMSTSPDETNQLAARLATLLEAGDVLLLEGDLGAGKTTFTKSLAKGLGIERNVNSPTFTIIKEYKSGRLPLYHMDVYRLGDEFEDLGFDEYFEGDGVTVVEWAHLIEEQLPNEYIQINIYHENETTRKILVKAIGSRYVEICKELFKR, from the coding sequence ATGACAGAGATTAACGAATTTACGTTTATGTCTACGTCTCCTGATGAAACTAATCAGCTGGCTGCTCGTCTAGCAACTTTATTAGAAGCTGGTGACGTGCTGCTGCTTGAAGGCGATTTGGGAGCTGGAAAGACAACATTCACAAAAAGTTTAGCTAAAGGATTAGGAATTGAACGCAATGTGAATAGCCCGACATTTACGATCATTAAAGAATACAAAAGCGGTCGCCTTCCTCTTTATCATATGGATGTGTACCGTCTAGGGGATGAATTTGAAGACCTAGGGTTCGATGAGTATTTTGAAGGAGATGGCGTGACGGTCGTGGAGTGGGCTCATCTGATTGAAGAGCAGCTTCCTAATGAATATATTCAAATCAATATTTACCATGAAAACGAAACGACTCGTAAAATCCTTGTAAAAGCGATAGGGAGTCGGTACGTTGAAATATGTAAGGAGCTTTTTAAAAGATGA
- a CDS encoding ABC-F family ATP-binding cassette domain-containing protein, translated as MIILQLNGITKYYGAEPILSNIKLEVQSKDRIALVGRNGAGKSTLLKIIAEQLSYDSGEIIKPKGVSIDYMGQDTVLESTLSIWEEMMTVFAPLKKMEKELRTLETKMGDPDIFNDSVQYEKLTKEYDQLQVTFKDLGGYQYEADTRSILHGFRFSNFDYSTPISSLSGGQKTRLALAKLLLTKPDLLILDEPTNHLDIETLAWLEQFLQGYEGAILIVSHDRYFLDKVVNQVYEVTKKTTVKYTGNYSKYLVQKAERYEKELRQYEKQQDEVAKLNDFIQRNIARASTTKRAQSRRKQLDRIELINRPNEGEKSASFSFEIERQSGNEVLNLENVSIGYDEHKYVVQEANLRIKKGESLALVGPNGVGKSTLLKGIVDKLSFKTGTISFGSNVMVGYYDQEQANLTSNKTVLNELWDDYPSKPEKEIRTALGNFLFSGDDVLKIVSTLSGGEKARLALSKLMLQKANFLILDEPTNHLDLDSKQVLENALIDYPGTLLFVSHDRYFINRIANKIAELSPEGVEEFLGDYDYYVEKKAEIEEIKELENIKANEERTVKVDKQSYKQDKEQKKLMRQRTRRIEEIETEVNKLEAAQAENEELLCDPEIYQNHEEVSRLNGENEKISSQLSTLMEEWEELQLLLEE; from the coding sequence ATGATTATTCTACAATTGAACGGTATTACAAAATACTATGGGGCAGAACCCATTTTATCGAATATAAAGTTAGAAGTACAATCAAAAGACCGCATTGCCCTAGTGGGACGAAACGGTGCTGGTAAATCAACTTTATTAAAAATTATTGCTGAGCAGCTTTCTTATGACAGCGGAGAAATTATTAAACCTAAAGGTGTTTCCATTGATTATATGGGACAAGATACAGTTCTTGAGTCAACACTCTCCATATGGGAAGAAATGATGACGGTCTTTGCTCCATTAAAGAAGATGGAAAAAGAATTACGTACGCTTGAAACGAAGATGGGCGATCCAGACATTTTTAATGATTCAGTTCAATACGAAAAACTAACCAAAGAGTACGATCAGCTTCAAGTAACGTTCAAAGATTTAGGCGGCTATCAATATGAAGCGGATACACGATCTATTCTTCACGGTTTCCGTTTTTCAAACTTTGACTATAGCACCCCTATTTCCTCCTTGAGCGGTGGACAAAAAACGCGCTTGGCTCTTGCAAAACTGCTTTTAACAAAGCCAGACTTGCTTATTCTGGATGAGCCTACCAACCACTTAGATATTGAAACTTTAGCATGGCTGGAACAGTTTCTGCAAGGGTATGAAGGAGCTATTTTAATTGTTTCACACGATCGTTACTTCCTTGATAAAGTCGTAAATCAAGTGTATGAAGTCACAAAAAAAACAACGGTCAAGTACACGGGCAACTACTCTAAATACCTTGTACAAAAAGCAGAGCGATATGAAAAAGAGTTGCGTCAGTACGAAAAGCAGCAAGATGAAGTCGCAAAACTGAATGATTTTATTCAGCGAAATATCGCCCGCGCATCGACTACAAAACGTGCGCAAAGCAGACGGAAACAGCTCGATCGAATAGAGTTAATAAATCGACCTAACGAAGGCGAAAAATCAGCTAGTTTTTCGTTTGAAATTGAGCGTCAAAGCGGAAATGAAGTCTTAAATCTCGAAAACGTGTCTATCGGATATGATGAACACAAATACGTCGTCCAAGAGGCAAACCTTCGGATTAAAAAAGGTGAAAGCCTTGCATTGGTTGGCCCTAATGGAGTTGGGAAATCTACGTTATTAAAAGGTATTGTGGATAAACTAAGCTTCAAGACTGGAACCATTTCTTTTGGCTCAAACGTAATGGTTGGTTATTACGACCAAGAGCAAGCTAATTTAACTTCTAATAAAACCGTTTTAAATGAGCTTTGGGATGACTACCCATCCAAACCTGAAAAAGAAATTCGTACAGCGCTTGGAAATTTTCTGTTTTCAGGTGATGATGTACTGAAAATCGTTTCGACGCTTAGCGGTGGTGAAAAAGCACGTTTGGCTCTTTCGAAGCTTATGCTTCAAAAAGCTAATTTCTTAATTTTAGATGAACCTACTAACCATCTTGATTTAGATAGCAAACAAGTACTCGAGAATGCATTAATTGATTACCCAGGGACTCTATTATTTGTTTCACATGACCGTTATTTTATTAATCGTATTGCAAACAAAATAGCAGAGCTATCTCCTGAAGGGGTAGAAGAATTTCTTGGAGATTATGACTATTATGTCGAAAAGAAAGCAGAAATAGAGGAAATCAAAGAATTAGAAAATATAAAAGCAAACGAAGAACGTACGGTAAAAGTAGATAAACAGTCCTATAAACAAGATAAAGAACAAAAGAAATTGATGAGGCAGCGAACGCGCCGAATTGAAGAAATTGAAACTGAAGTAAACAAATTAGAAGCCGCACAAGCGGAGAATGAAGAACTTCTTTGTGATCCTGAAATTTATCAAAACCACGAAGAAGTATCAAGATTGAACGGTGAAAATGAAAAAATTTCTTCACAGTTATCCACATTAATGGAAGAGTGGGAAGAATTACAGCTGCTTCTAGAAGAATAG
- a CDS encoding YdiK family protein, producing the protein MKNIPLTRGFIYIIMGILFTYLAIQNAQETVWNFPTILFALVAAFDFRFAVRIFILHYKVKKLQQQYKNQDDSSK; encoded by the coding sequence ATGAAGAATATCCCTTTAACACGAGGGTTTATTTATATTATTATGGGGATTTTATTCACCTACCTGGCTATTCAAAATGCTCAGGAAACCGTGTGGAACTTCCCTACGATCTTATTTGCACTCGTAGCCGCATTCGATTTCAGATTTGCGGTTCGCATTTTTATCTTGCACTATAAAGTTAAAAAGTTGCAGCAGCAATATAAAAATCAAGATGATTCATCTAAATAA
- the tatC gene encoding twin-arginine translocase subunit TatC — MTEQEMSIYDHIGELRKRILIVLFFFVIATIGGFFIADKVIVYLQHADEAKNLTMNAFRLTDPVKIYMQFAVIIGCVLAAPVALYQLWAFVSPGLYEKERKVTLGYIPVSIFLFIGGVSFSYFVLFPFVVDFMTRVSDELNVNQVIGINEYFSFLMQLTLPFGLLFQLPVVVMFLTRLGIITPMFLSQIRKYAYFVLLVIAALITPPELLSHMMVTVPLLILYEISIIISRISYRKVLKARAEQEREDVSM; from the coding sequence ATGACCGAACAAGAAATGTCAATATATGATCATATAGGAGAGCTGCGAAAACGCATTTTAATTGTTTTATTTTTCTTTGTCATTGCCACAATTGGCGGCTTTTTTATAGCGGATAAGGTTATTGTCTATTTACAGCATGCTGATGAGGCAAAAAATTTAACGATGAATGCATTTAGGCTAACAGATCCAGTTAAGATTTATATGCAGTTTGCTGTTATTATCGGCTGTGTACTTGCAGCTCCTGTTGCACTGTATCAACTTTGGGCATTTGTTAGTCCTGGTTTATATGAAAAAGAGCGTAAGGTAACGCTTGGATATATTCCTGTTTCCATTTTTCTCTTTATCGGCGGTGTCTCTTTTTCTTATTTTGTGTTGTTTCCATTTGTCGTCGATTTTATGACGCGGGTTTCCGATGAGCTGAATGTAAACCAAGTGATTGGCATTAATGAATACTTTTCTTTTTTAATGCAGCTCACACTGCCTTTTGGCCTGTTGTTTCAGCTTCCTGTCGTCGTCATGTTTTTGACGCGATTAGGAATTATAACGCCTATGTTTTTATCTCAAATTCGAAAGTATGCCTATTTCGTACTGCTAGTTATTGCCGCACTGATTACACCACCGGAATTGCTCTCGCACATGATGGTGACAGTGCCGCTCTTAATTTTGTATGAAATCAGCATCATTATTTCCCGCATTTCGTATCGCAAAGTGTTAAAGGCAAGGGCAGAGCAAGAAAGAGAAGATGTTAGTATGTAA
- the tsaD gene encoding tRNA (adenosine(37)-N6)-threonylcarbamoyltransferase complex transferase subunit TsaD produces the protein MSENQLILALETSCDETAAAVIRNGHEIVANVVASQIESHKRFGGVVPEIASRHHVEQITVVVEETLNQANLTFADIDAIAVTEGPGLVGALLIGVNAAKALAFAHQKPLIGVHHIAGHIYANQLIKKLEFPLLSLVVSGGHTELVYMESHGQFKVIGETRDDAAGEAYDKVARTLNLPYPGGPHIDRLAHEGEPLIDLPRAWLEEGSYDFSFSGLKSAVINTVHNAKQKGEEILPQTLAASFQASVIDVLVTKTVKAAKEYNVKQVLVAGGVAANKGLRAALEEAFVPLSNIELIIPPLSLCTDNAAMIGAAASVRFAQGKRSDMSLNANPGLDLEE, from the coding sequence ATGAGTGAAAATCAATTAATTTTAGCATTAGAAACAAGCTGTGATGAGACAGCAGCGGCCGTGATTCGAAACGGTCATGAAATTGTAGCCAATGTGGTGGCATCACAAATAGAAAGCCATAAACGATTTGGCGGTGTCGTACCGGAGATTGCATCTCGTCATCATGTGGAACAAATTACGGTAGTAGTTGAAGAAACTTTAAATCAAGCGAACTTGACGTTTGCAGATATTGATGCAATAGCTGTAACGGAAGGACCTGGGCTTGTGGGAGCACTTCTTATTGGCGTAAATGCAGCCAAAGCGCTAGCATTTGCGCATCAAAAGCCATTAATTGGTGTTCATCATATTGCAGGACATATTTATGCAAATCAGTTAATCAAAAAATTAGAATTCCCGCTTTTATCGCTAGTTGTATCTGGAGGGCATACGGAGCTTGTATACATGGAAAGTCACGGTCAGTTTAAAGTAATTGGTGAAACGAGAGATGATGCAGCAGGAGAAGCCTACGATAAAGTAGCCCGCACGTTAAACCTTCCATATCCAGGTGGACCGCATATTGACCGCCTTGCACATGAAGGAGAGCCATTAATTGATTTGCCGCGTGCTTGGCTAGAAGAAGGATCCTATGATTTTAGTTTCAGTGGGTTAAAATCAGCAGTTATTAACACTGTCCACAACGCGAAGCAAAAAGGTGAAGAAATTCTTCCACAAACGCTTGCTGCTAGCTTTCAAGCGAGTGTTATTGATGTGTTAGTAACTAAAACGGTTAAAGCTGCAAAGGAATATAACGTTAAGCAAGTGTTAGTAGCAGGAGGAGTTGCTGCTAATAAAGGACTTAGAGCAGCGCTAGAAGAGGCATTTGTACCATTATCAAACATTGAGCTTATTATCCCGCCGCTGTCTCTATGCACGGATAATGCCGCAATGATTGGAGCAGCGGCAAGTGTACGATTTGCTCAAGGAAAACGCTCAGATATGTCATTAAACGCAAACCCCGGTTTAGACTTGGAAGAGTAA
- the tsaB gene encoding tRNA (adenosine(37)-N6)-threonylcarbamoyltransferase complex dimerization subunit type 1 TsaB has protein sequence MKMLAIDTSNFVMGVAVVEENKVIGEIITNLKKNHSVRVMNAVESLLKDCDIAPSELDRVVVAHGPGSYTGVRIGVTIAKTLAWTLNIPLIGVSSLEALAANGRYFDGYIAPLFDARRQQLYTGLYEWNNERSLLEVESDRLVINKDWAEHLKSYNKPILFIGNDLPMHEETLKEVLGEQAVFAHVQQFNPRPSELAFLGIKKEPQSVHTFVPNYIRLAEAEANWLASQQKG, from the coding sequence ATGAAAATGTTAGCCATTGATACATCCAATTTTGTCATGGGTGTTGCTGTCGTTGAAGAAAACAAAGTAATTGGAGAAATTATTACGAATCTAAAAAAGAATCACTCCGTTCGTGTGATGAACGCTGTGGAATCTTTGTTAAAGGACTGTGATATTGCGCCAAGCGAGCTAGACCGCGTTGTAGTGGCGCACGGTCCTGGGTCTTATACAGGTGTACGCATTGGCGTTACCATTGCCAAGACACTTGCTTGGACTTTAAATATTCCTTTAATAGGTGTATCTAGCCTTGAGGCACTAGCAGCAAACGGTCGCTATTTTGATGGGTATATTGCTCCGTTATTTGATGCGCGCCGTCAACAGCTTTATACAGGACTATATGAATGGAATAACGAACGAAGTCTTCTAGAAGTTGAAAGTGATCGACTTGTTATTAATAAGGACTGGGCGGAACATTTAAAGTCATACAACAAACCTATTTTATTCATAGGCAATGATCTTCCTATGCATGAAGAGACGTTAAAAGAAGTGCTGGGTGAACAAGCTGTATTTGCCCATGTTCAGCAGTTTAATCCAAGACCAAGTGAATTGGCTTTCTTAGGAATAAAGAAAGAGCCGCAGTCTGTGCATACTTTTGTTCCGAACTACATTCGTTTAGCTGAAGCGGAAGCCAACTGGCTTGCTTCACAGCAAAAAGGATAA
- a CDS encoding redox-sensing transcriptional repressor Rex, with product MNTEQLKIPQATAKRLPLYYRFLKNLHASGKQRVSSAELSEAVKVDSATIRRDFSYFGALGKKGYGYNVNYLLTFFRKTLDQDEVTKVALIGVGNLGTAFLNYNFIKNNNTKIECAFDVIEDKVGTKVGDVPVYHLDQLEDYMSDDISVAILTVPATVAQQITDRLVNCGIKGILNFTPARLNVPDEIRLHHIDLAVELQSLVYFLKNYPVE from the coding sequence GTGAACACTGAACAATTAAAAATACCACAAGCAACGGCTAAACGATTGCCGCTTTATTATCGTTTTTTAAAAAACTTGCATGCTTCTGGTAAACAGCGTGTTTCGTCAGCGGAGTTAAGTGAGGCAGTGAAAGTTGATTCTGCTACTATTCGTCGGGATTTTTCTTACTTTGGAGCATTAGGGAAAAAGGGATACGGCTACAATGTAAATTATTTACTTACATTTTTCCGTAAAACGTTAGACCAAGATGAAGTAACGAAAGTAGCACTGATTGGCGTAGGGAATCTGGGAACGGCCTTTTTAAATTATAATTTTATTAAAAATAATAACACCAAAATTGAGTGCGCTTTTGATGTGATAGAAGATAAAGTCGGTACAAAAGTAGGCGACGTGCCGGTTTATCACCTTGACCAATTGGAAGATTATATGAGTGATGATATCTCAGTGGCGATTTTAACCGTTCCTGCCACTGTGGCTCAGCAAATTACCGATCGTTTAGTGAATTGCGGAATTAAAGGGATTTTAAACTTCACTCCTGCACGCTTAAACGTACCGGATGAGATTCGACTGCATCATATTGATCTGGCTGTAGAATTACAGTCGCTTGTCTACTTTTTGAAAAATTATCCTGTTGAATAA
- the tatA gene encoding twin-arginine translocase TatA/TatE family subunit produces the protein MGIGAGSWIIIAIVALLIFGPKRLPELGRSVGQTLREFKHAASGASEDREKDKQRQVDDKE, from the coding sequence ATGGGGATTGGAGCAGGTAGTTGGATTATTATTGCGATTGTAGCACTGCTTATTTTTGGACCGAAACGGTTACCGGAGCTAGGAAGATCAGTCGGGCAAACGCTTAGAGAGTTTAAGCATGCCGCTAGCGGTGCATCAGAAGATCGTGAAAAAGATAAACAGCGTCAAGTAGATGACAAAGAGTAA
- the groL gene encoding chaperonin GroEL (60 kDa chaperone family; promotes refolding of misfolded polypeptides especially under stressful conditions; forms two stacked rings of heptamers to form a barrel-shaped 14mer; ends can be capped by GroES; misfolded proteins enter the barrel where they are refolded when GroES binds) yields the protein MAKDIKFSEEARRAMLRGVDTLANAVKVTLGPKGRNVVLEKKFGSPLITNDGVTIAKEIELEDAFENMGAKLVAEVASKTNDVAGDGTTTATVLAQAMIREGLKNVTAGANPMGIRKGMEKAVAVAVEELKAISKPIQGKDSIAQVAAISAADEEVGQLIAEAMERVGNDGVITLEESKGFTTELEVVEGMQFDRGYASPYMVTDSDKMEAVLDDPYILITDKKIGNIQEILPVLEQVVQQGKPLLIIAEDVEGEALATLVVNKLRGTFTAVAVKAPGFGDRRKAMLQDVAILTGGEVITEELGLDLKTASIDQLGRASKIVVTKENTTVVNGAGNAEDILARVNQIKAQLEETTSEFDREKLQERLAKLAGGVAVIKVGAATETELKERKLRIEDALNSTRAAVEEGIVAGGGTALVNIYNKVASIEADGDTATGINIVLRAIEEPVRQIAHNAGLEGSVIVERLKGEAVGTGFNAATGEWVNMLDTGIVDPTKVTRSALQNASSVAAMFLTTEAVVADKPEEGGAPAMPDMGGMGGMGGMM from the coding sequence ATGGCAAAAGACATTAAATTTAGCGAAGAAGCACGTCGCGCAATGCTACGTGGTGTAGACACATTGGCAAATGCTGTAAAAGTAACGCTTGGACCAAAAGGTCGTAACGTTGTATTAGAAAAGAAATTCGGTTCACCGCTTATTACAAATGACGGTGTAACAATTGCAAAAGAAATCGAATTAGAAGACGCATTTGAAAATATGGGTGCTAAATTAGTAGCCGAAGTTGCTAGCAAAACAAACGACGTCGCTGGTGACGGTACAACTACTGCAACAGTTTTAGCGCAAGCAATGATCAGAGAAGGTCTTAAAAACGTAACGGCTGGTGCTAACCCAATGGGTATCCGTAAAGGTATGGAAAAAGCAGTAGCTGTAGCGGTTGAAGAACTAAAAGCAATCTCTAAACCAATTCAAGGTAAAGATTCAATTGCTCAAGTAGCGGCTATCTCAGCAGCTGACGAAGAAGTAGGTCAATTAATTGCTGAAGCAATGGAGCGCGTTGGTAACGACGGCGTTATCACACTTGAAGAATCAAAAGGTTTCACAACTGAATTAGAAGTGGTAGAAGGTATGCAGTTTGACCGTGGATATGCATCTCCTTACATGGTAACTGATTCAGATAAAATGGAAGCTGTATTAGATGATCCATACATCTTAATCACAGACAAAAAAATCGGTAACATTCAAGAAATCTTACCGGTATTAGAGCAAGTTGTTCAACAAGGCAAGCCCCTATTAATCATCGCTGAAGACGTAGAAGGCGAAGCTTTAGCAACATTAGTTGTGAACAAACTTCGTGGTACATTCACAGCTGTAGCTGTTAAAGCTCCTGGTTTCGGTGATCGTCGTAAAGCAATGCTACAAGACGTTGCGATCTTAACAGGCGGAGAAGTAATCACTGAAGAGCTTGGTCTCGACCTAAAAACAGCAAGCATTGATCAATTAGGTCGCGCTTCTAAAATTGTTGTAACAAAAGAAAATACAACGGTTGTAAACGGTGCAGGAAACGCAGAAGACATCCTAGCACGCGTAAACCAAATCAAAGCTCAGCTTGAAGAAACAACTTCAGAGTTTGACCGTGAAAAATTACAAGAGCGCTTAGCAAAACTTGCTGGTGGCGTAGCTGTAATTAAAGTGGGTGCGGCAACTGAAACTGAGTTAAAAGAACGTAAATTACGTATTGAAGATGCATTAAACTCTACGCGTGCTGCGGTTGAAGAAGGTATCGTAGCTGGTGGTGGTACTGCATTAGTAAATATCTATAATAAAGTAGCAAGCATCGAAGCTGACGGTGACACTGCTACAGGTATCAACATTGTATTACGTGCGATCGAAGAGCCTGTACGTCAAATCGCTCACAATGCTGGTTTAGAAGGATCAGTAATCGTTGAGCGTCTAAAAGGCGAAGCAGTTGGAACTGGATTCAATGCTGCAACTGGCGAGTGGGTAAACATGCTAGACACTGGTATCGTTGACCCAACAAAAGTAACGCGTTCAGCTCTTCAAAATGCTTCTTCTGTAGCGGCTATGTTCTTAACAACTGAAGCAGTTGTTGCTGACAAGCCAGAAGAAGGCGGAGCACCTGCAATGCCTGACATGGGCGGCATGGGTGGAATGGGCGGCATGATGTAA